One Polaribacter sp. SA4-12 genomic window carries:
- a CDS encoding SDR family NAD(P)-dependent oxidoreductase, protein MSEERQHIDVAACINTLQQLLDDTDQLFEIPEEQRVALFKAAGALSRPNRDEFQRRRKDAKKAAKRKMIEGDKHARKSTGIRSAREAALFVAPKLLGAAAIDEDTPELESPRNCYVCKTVFTKLHHFYDTMCKACGDLNYAKRFQTTDLKDQVAVITGSRLKIGYHITLMLLRSGATVVATTRFPADSAIRFSKEEDYKDWSDRLHIHGLDLRHIPSVEIFCNYIEQKYDRLDILINNAAQTVRRPSGFYFHLMENEKLPVDKLPKLAQRLLKDHTSCLEELSSLSVSTAKTDKNNVLPVTWHGPEPGIGLRNSAELSQIPYSFDNSLQTAEVFPEGELDADLQQVDLRKTNSWRLKLGEIETTEMVEVQLVNAVAPFVLCNRLSNLMMKENTGKKHIINVTAMEGKFHRFKKVDRHPHTNMAKAALNMLTHTSASTFAKSGIYMNAVDTGWVTDEDPAELSKKKVETHDFQPPLDIVDGAARVMDPLIDGINTGKHWCGKFLKDYFPIDW, encoded by the coding sequence ATGAGTGAAGAAAGACAACATATAGACGTTGCAGCTTGCATCAATACATTACAGCAATTATTAGACGACACCGATCAGTTATTCGAAATTCCTGAGGAACAAAGAGTAGCGCTTTTTAAAGCAGCTGGAGCATTGTCTAGACCCAATCGTGATGAATTTCAGCGTAGAAGAAAGGATGCTAAGAAAGCGGCAAAACGTAAAATGATAGAAGGTGATAAACATGCACGAAAATCAACCGGAATTCGTTCTGCTAGAGAAGCTGCATTATTTGTTGCGCCTAAATTGTTAGGAGCTGCAGCAATAGATGAAGATACTCCTGAATTAGAATCACCAAGAAACTGTTATGTTTGTAAAACTGTATTTACCAAATTACATCATTTTTACGATACAATGTGTAAAGCTTGTGGCGATTTAAATTATGCAAAACGTTTTCAAACGACTGATTTAAAAGATCAAGTAGCTGTAATTACAGGTTCTCGATTAAAAATCGGATATCATATTACCTTAATGTTATTGCGTTCTGGAGCAACTGTTGTGGCAACCACACGTTTTCCTGCAGATTCTGCAATTCGTTTTTCTAAAGAAGAAGATTATAAAGATTGGTCTGATCGTTTACACATTCATGGTCTTGATTTAAGACACATACCAAGTGTAGAGATTTTCTGTAATTATATAGAACAAAAATACGATCGATTAGATATTTTAATCAATAATGCAGCACAAACGGTAAGAAGACCATCAGGTTTTTATTTCCATTTAATGGAAAATGAAAAATTACCTGTAGATAAACTTCCGAAACTCGCTCAAAGATTATTAAAAGATCATACAAGCTGTTTAGAGGAGTTATCTAGCTTAAGTGTGTCTACTGCAAAAACAGATAAAAACAATGTATTACCGGTTACTTGGCATGGTCCAGAACCAGGAATAGGTTTGCGTAATTCAGCTGAACTATCTCAAATTCCATATAGTTTTGACAACTCGTTACAAACTGCAGAAGTTTTTCCTGAAGGAGAATTAGATGCCGATTTACAACAAGTAGATTTAAGAAAAACCAACAGTTGGCGTTTAAAATTAGGTGAAATTGAAACTACAGAAATGGTAGAAGTACAGTTGGTAAATGCTGTAGCTCCTTTTGTTTTATGTAATCGTTTGTCTAATTTAATGATGAAAGAAAATACTGGTAAAAAACATATTATTAATGTAACTGCGATGGAAGGGAAGTTTCACCGATTTAAAAAGGTAGACAGACATCCACATACAAATATGGCAAAAGCAGCCTTAAATATGTTAACACATACTTCTGCATCTACGTTTGCTAAATCGGGTATTTACATGAATGCTGTTGATACAGGTTGGGTTACAGATGAAGATCCTGCTGAATTATCAAAGAAAAAAGTAGAAACACACGATTTTCAACCACCTTTAGATATTGTAGATGGTGCAGCAAGAGTGATGGATCCTTTAATTGATGGAATAAACACAGGTAAACATTGGTGTGGTAAGTTCTTAAAAGATTACTTTCCTATTGATTGGTAG
- a CDS encoding RNA polymerase sigma factor has product MSSDFYNISILPYAGIIIKLCRAYTNSQEDFEDYYQEVCLQIWRSKNNFREESQWSTWVYRISLNVCLTLLKKNKRKGQQFTSDANPVDLIEENHAFSDENLNELYSAIRQLSEVDRGVILLYLEEKSYNEIAEIMGTNTNNIGVRIKRIKERLKKILDGKIN; this is encoded by the coding sequence TTGAGTAGCGATTTTTACAACATATCTATTTTACCTTATGCAGGCATCATTATAAAATTGTGTAGAGCATATACAAATTCGCAAGAAGATTTTGAAGATTATTATCAGGAAGTCTGTTTACAGATTTGGCGCAGTAAAAATAATTTTAGAGAAGAATCTCAGTGGAGTACATGGGTATATCGAATTTCTTTAAATGTTTGTTTAACCTTATTGAAGAAAAACAAAAGAAAAGGACAACAATTTACTTCAGATGCTAACCCTGTTGATTTAATTGAAGAAAATCATGCTTTTTCTGATGAAAATTTAAATGAATTATACAGTGCAATTCGTCAATTATCGGAAGTAGATAGAGGTGTAATTCTTCTTTATTTAGAAGAGAAATCATATAATGAAATTGCAGAAATTATGGGGACCAATACCAATAATATTGGAGTAAGGATAAAAAGAATAAAAGAACGTTTAAAAAAAATATTAGATGGAAAAATCAATTGA
- a CDS encoding cold-shock protein, with protein MSNGTVKFFNETKGFGFITEEGVDKDHFVHVSGLIDEIREGDNVEFDLQEGNKGLNAVNVKVI; from the coding sequence ATGAGTAACGGAACAGTAAAGTTTTTCAATGAAACTAAAGGATTTGGTTTTATCACTGAAGAAGGAGTAGACAAAGATCATTTTGTACACGTTTCAGGTTTAATCGACGAAATCAGAGAAGGTGACAATGTAGAATTTGACTTACAAGAAGGAAACAAAGGTTTAAACGCAGTTAACGTAAAAGTTATCTAA
- a CDS encoding DEAD/DEAH box helicase has product MANIIKTQEDILAKLQIEALNPMQIEAVSVIKKNINTILLSPTGTGKTLAFSLPLLDTLDPESKEVQALILVPSRELAIQIEQVIRSMGSGYKVNAVYGGRPMSKDKIELKHIPAILIGTPGRISDHFANDRFSKDHIKTLILDEFDKSLEVGFEYEMRNIINQLPTLDKRILTSATQGVEIPEFVKLVEPRIINYLKGKRTSQLNFQTVVSPNKSKLKTLVDLVEHIGNEPGIVFCNLKDTITQLSTFLEKKEISHACFSGGMEQKDRERALIKFRNGTCQLLIATDLAARGIDIPEMKFIIHYELPKHEEEFIHRNGRTARVNEKGTAYILKWENERLPDFIKPSKGINISKKAPHVPQYWETLFISGGRKDKISKGDIAGLFFKQGGISKEQLGAIELKPDCAFVAIPLALADDLVEKLNNTRLKKKKVRVTVL; this is encoded by the coding sequence ATGGCAAATATTATAAAAACTCAAGAGGATATTTTAGCAAAATTACAGATTGAAGCTTTAAATCCGATGCAGATAGAAGCTGTTTCTGTTATTAAAAAGAACATAAATACCATCTTATTATCGCCAACAGGAACCGGAAAAACATTGGCTTTTTCTTTACCTTTATTAGATACTTTAGATCCTGAATCTAAAGAAGTACAAGCGTTAATATTAGTACCATCTAGAGAATTGGCAATACAAATAGAACAAGTAATTCGTTCTATGGGTTCTGGTTACAAAGTAAACGCTGTTTATGGAGGTAGACCAATGTCTAAAGACAAGATAGAATTAAAACATATTCCTGCTATTTTAATAGGAACACCAGGTAGAATATCTGACCATTTTGCAAATGATCGTTTTTCTAAAGACCACATAAAAACGTTAATTTTAGACGAGTTTGATAAGTCTTTAGAAGTTGGTTTTGAATACGAAATGCGTAACATTATCAATCAATTACCTACTTTAGATAAACGCATCTTAACATCTGCTACACAGGGAGTTGAAATACCTGAATTCGTAAAATTAGTAGAACCAAGAATCATCAATTACTTAAAAGGAAAAAGAACTTCTCAATTAAATTTTCAGACTGTAGTTTCTCCTAATAAAAGTAAATTAAAAACATTGGTAGATTTAGTAGAACATATTGGGAATGAACCTGGTATTGTTTTCTGTAATTTAAAAGATACCATTACTCAATTAAGTACTTTTTTAGAAAAAAAAGAAATAAGTCACGCTTGTTTTTCTGGAGGAATGGAACAAAAAGACAGAGAACGAGCTTTAATAAAATTTAGAAACGGAACGTGTCAATTGTTAATTGCAACAGATTTAGCTGCAAGAGGAATTGATATTCCAGAAATGAAGTTTATCATTCATTATGAATTACCTAAGCATGAAGAAGAATTCATCCACAGAAATGGAAGAACTGCAAGGGTAAATGAAAAAGGAACTGCATATATTTTGAAATGGGAAAACGAACGTTTACCAGATTTTATCAAACCTAGTAAAGGAATTAATATTTCTAAAAAAGCACCACACGTTCCACAATATTGGGAAACGTTATTTATTTCTGGTGGACGAAAAGATAAAATATCTAAAGGAGATATTGCTGGTTTATTCTTTAAACAAGGTGGTATTTCTAAAGAACAATTAGGCGCTATTGAGTTAAAACCAGATTGTGCATTTGTTGCTATTCCATTAGCATTAGCAGATGATTTGGTAGAAAAACTAAACAATACACGATTAAAAAAGAAAAAAGTAAGAGTAACAGTATTATAA
- a CDS encoding nitroreductase family protein, which translates to MSFIDKLNERYATKAMNGEVVPQEKIDTILEAIRLAPTSSGLQPFEVFVVTNDKIKASIKEIAWNQEQVTDCSHLLVFAAWDNYTEDRINHMFDLTNEIRGFKNEGWEDYRKMLLSSYPQRDAETNFEHAARQTYIAFMAAIAQAAYEGVDNTPMEGFDPAALDKILGLREKGLRSTLLLPLGYKDVDKDWLASLVKVRKPMKELVTVVA; encoded by the coding sequence ATGAGTTTTATAGATAAATTAAACGAACGTTACGCTACAAAAGCCATGAATGGTGAAGTAGTGCCTCAAGAAAAAATAGACACCATTTTAGAAGCTATTCGATTGGCGCCAACATCTAGCGGATTACAACCTTTTGAAGTTTTTGTAGTTACCAATGATAAAATTAAAGCAAGTATTAAAGAAATTGCTTGGAATCAAGAACAAGTAACAGACTGTTCTCATTTATTAGTTTTTGCTGCTTGGGATAATTATACAGAAGACAGAATCAATCATATGTTTGATTTAACCAATGAAATAAGAGGTTTTAAAAACGAAGGTTGGGAAGATTATCGTAAAATGTTATTATCATCTTATCCGCAACGCGATGCAGAAACAAATTTCGAACATGCTGCAAGGCAAACCTATATTGCATTTATGGCTGCAATTGCACAAGCTGCATACGAAGGCGTAGATAATACACCAATGGAAGGTTTTGATCCTGCTGCATTAGACAAAATTTTAGGTTTACGTGAAAAAGGTTTACGTAGTACTTTATTATTACCTTTAGGTTATAAGGATGTTGATAAAGATTGGTTAGCTAGTTTAGTAAAAGTTAGAAAACCAATGAAAGAATTAGTGACTGTTGTAGCATAA
- a CDS encoding SDR family oxidoreductase produces the protein MIHKKKILLTGATGYIGKRLLPILVDKGYHVVCCVRDLNRFSPPESLKAFISVIKLDLLDTETLKNIPTDIDGAFYLVHSMSSSGDYEALELQCATNFKEALQKTNCEHLIYLSGIVNDENLSKHLSSRKNVENELSKGTYHCTTLRAGIIIGSGSASFEIIRDIVEKLPLMVTPKWLDTKCQPIGIVNVVEFLSKSLLNPEVYDDSFDIGGPDILTYKEMLLEFGKKRNLKRTIITLPVMTPKLSSYWLYFVTSTSFKLASALVSSMKVEVICKDNRLSEILNVQPLSYRESLDKAFLKIESNQITSSWKDAFISGEMDIEISDFIKVPTFGCFIDKRSKSYRDKNECLSKIWRIGGKTGWYYGTWLWQLRGHVDKLFGGVGLRRGRTNESSLIAGDSIDFWRVIYVNKEEGRLLLFAEMKLPGEAWLEFKIEKDQLIQTATFRPLGLSGRLYWYAVLPFHGFIFKGMLRKLTS, from the coding sequence ATGATTCATAAAAAGAAAATATTACTTACTGGAGCAACAGGATATATTGGTAAACGTTTGTTGCCGATTCTTGTTGATAAGGGATATCATGTTGTATGTTGTGTAAGAGATTTAAACAGGTTTTCGCCTCCAGAATCATTAAAGGCATTTATAAGTGTTATAAAATTAGATTTACTAGATACAGAAACTTTAAAAAATATTCCAACAGATATTGATGGGGCTTTTTACTTGGTGCACTCTATGTCTAGTTCTGGTGATTACGAAGCGTTAGAATTACAATGTGCTACTAATTTTAAAGAAGCACTGCAAAAAACAAACTGTGAACATCTTATTTATTTAAGCGGTATTGTAAATGATGAGAATTTATCTAAACATCTTTCTTCTAGAAAAAATGTAGAAAATGAGTTGTCTAAAGGTACGTATCATTGTACAACTTTAAGAGCAGGTATTATAATAGGTTCTGGTAGTGCTTCTTTTGAAATTATAAGAGACATTGTAGAAAAATTACCACTTATGGTTACGCCTAAATGGTTAGATACAAAGTGTCAGCCTATTGGTATTGTAAATGTTGTAGAATTCTTATCAAAGTCATTACTTAACCCTGAAGTGTATGATGATAGTTTTGATATTGGTGGGCCAGATATTCTGACTTATAAAGAGATGTTACTTGAGTTTGGTAAAAAAAGAAACTTAAAACGGACTATAATTACCTTACCGGTAATGACTCCTAAATTATCTTCTTATTGGTTATATTTTGTAACTTCTACATCCTTTAAATTGGCATCTGCATTAGTAAGTAGTATGAAAGTTGAAGTTATTTGTAAAGACAATCGATTATCAGAAATCTTAAATGTGCAACCACTTTCTTACAGAGAATCTCTTGATAAAGCGTTTTTAAAAATAGAAAGCAATCAAATTACATCGAGTTGGAAAGATGCTTTTATTAGTGGTGAAATGGATATTGAAATTTCAGATTTTATAAAAGTTCCAACCTTTGGATGTTTTATAGATAAAAGATCTAAATCTTATAGAGATAAAAATGAATGTCTTTCTAAAATATGGCGTATTGGTGGAAAAACGGGTTGGTATTATGGTACTTGGTTATGGCAATTAAGAGGACATGTTGATAAGCTTTTTGGCGGTGTTGGTTTACGAAGAGGAAGAACAAATGAAAGTTCATTAATTGCAGGAGATTCTATTGATTTCTGGCGAGTAATCTATGTGAATAAAGAAGAAGGAAGATTGTTGCTATTTGCAGAAATGAAGTTACCTGGTGAAGCTTGGCTTGAATTTAAGATTGAAAAAGATCAATTAATACAAACAGCTACATTTAGACCTTTAGGATTATCAGGAAGATTGTATTGGTATGCGGTACTTCCTTTTCATGGGTTTATTTTTAAAGGAATGCTACGTAAGTTAACGAGCTAG
- a CDS encoding LodA/GoxA family CTQ-dependent oxidase codes for MSNNNIFRIHPSIGIARVGNSNEYYLGPETMAGMDGLTTSEPMGGLPIKEGQESQTITSDDLRDAEGRLKRQAARFKIYGYSNLEIQQYPTQAGSEIKVGSSIKINGTTKVVKTILWQVHLANKKANSWVEPEQGISAYNNLGQTPFIRNPNFPNSTPMAGVNEEEKTCTNSHEILTEKVRRETLVLDAGPHVVSKGGQETVSFNSTGQNKIISNTGLATEAVKYPKQFPVYNNDTPENETIESLGDMEIDQFGRLLVIGAFGKASGFKGAGVYDPNADLEDAVNNDCWYDDTADGPVTAVLVFTDETSHAVEGSSWVVSSDPSYAPQIANVVSLWEDLYNTWVENFELEPSLYTPNGTETPVNNKAYTLGKGYNENYVPKFESQVKPMLNAANLQMWATNLVSKGEGAHKAVAKQTMKNPKWKEIMDFIRNPNAENNNDDPQNATRMPLSLGDSGTPADNFLAISRTQYFFLYQWLIRGVIDSGDTLGPGELLDRNILGNCLGGRFSPGIEMTFIIRDKQLYQNWKDGSSYLPAGPFRIDMETINYNNLQTPALGVGYTPTNSAKVEPGDICKFMSIPWHSDYNSCATHTPVPNEQNSKMTYWSWPAQRPVAVYTFEDLVCSETNTLDFQRYSVRGEGTNAYYDASAPNHINVQNTGTASARVGRYQEYINFVNNWHNVGTIIQGSSIQQTDDEKAKNISSELLKESFLEVQSKFIEDDSNKVIPGPIPENHAVTEPAAVCPHMAKMKNK; via the coding sequence ATGTCAAACAACAATATATTTAGAATACATCCTTCAATAGGAATCGCACGCGTTGGAAACAGTAACGAATATTATTTAGGTCCTGAAACAATGGCAGGAATGGATGGTTTAACAACCTCAGAACCAATGGGAGGACTTCCTATTAAAGAAGGGCAAGAAAGCCAAACAATTACTAGTGATGATTTAAGAGATGCAGAAGGTAGATTAAAAAGACAAGCTGCTAGGTTTAAAATCTATGGATATAGTAATCTTGAAATACAACAATATCCTACACAAGCGGGTTCCGAAATAAAGGTAGGAAGTAGTATTAAAATTAATGGAACTACAAAAGTTGTAAAAACAATTTTATGGCAAGTTCATTTAGCGAACAAAAAAGCAAATAGTTGGGTAGAACCAGAACAGGGTATTTCTGCCTACAATAATTTAGGGCAAACACCTTTTATTAGAAACCCAAACTTTCCTAATTCTACACCAATGGCAGGTGTAAATGAAGAAGAAAAAACATGTACAAATTCTCATGAAATACTTACCGAAAAAGTACGTAGAGAAACACTTGTTTTAGATGCAGGACCTCATGTTGTTAGTAAAGGAGGACAAGAAACTGTTTCTTTTAATTCAACAGGACAAAACAAAATAATAAGCAATACAGGATTAGCGACAGAAGCTGTAAAGTATCCAAAACAATTTCCGGTATACAATAATGACACTCCAGAAAACGAGACTATAGAATCATTAGGCGACATGGAAATTGATCAATTTGGACGTTTACTTGTAATTGGTGCTTTTGGTAAAGCTTCAGGTTTTAAAGGTGCGGGTGTTTATGATCCAAATGCAGATTTAGAAGATGCTGTAAATAATGATTGTTGGTATGATGATACTGCGGATGGACCTGTTACAGCGGTTCTTGTATTTACAGATGAAACTTCGCATGCTGTAGAAGGAAGTTCTTGGGTTGTGAGTTCAGATCCATCATATGCACCACAAATTGCAAATGTTGTTTCTCTTTGGGAAGATTTGTACAATACTTGGGTAGAAAATTTTGAATTAGAACCTAGTTTATACACTCCAAATGGAACTGAAACTCCAGTTAATAACAAAGCTTATACTTTAGGTAAAGGATATAATGAAAATTACGTTCCAAAATTTGAAAGTCAGGTAAAACCGATGTTAAATGCTGCTAATTTACAAATGTGGGCAACTAACTTAGTTTCAAAAGGAGAAGGAGCACATAAAGCTGTTGCAAAACAGACTATGAAAAATCCTAAATGGAAAGAAATTATGGATTTTATTAGAAATCCGAATGCAGAAAACAATAATGATGACCCACAAAATGCAACACGCATGCCTTTGTCTTTAGGTGATTCAGGAACTCCTGCAGATAATTTTTTAGCCATTTCAAGAACACAATATTTCTTTTTATATCAATGGTTAATTAGAGGTGTTATCGATTCTGGAGATACTTTAGGTCCTGGTGAATTATTAGATAGAAATATCTTAGGAAACTGCCTTGGAGGTAGATTTAGCCCTGGAATTGAAATGACGTTTATTATTCGTGATAAACAGTTATATCAAAATTGGAAAGACGGTTCTAGCTATTTACCTGCTGGTCCTTTTAGAATTGATATGGAAACTATAAATTATAATAATTTACAGACACCAGCATTAGGAGTTGGGTATACACCAACAAATTCTGCAAAAGTAGAACCAGGTGATATTTGTAAATTTATGTCGATTCCTTGGCATTCAGATTACAATTCGTGTGCAACACATACACCAGTACCAAATGAACAAAATAGTAAAATGACCTATTGGTCTTGGCCTGCACAAAGACCAGTAGCTGTTTATACATTTGAAGATTTAGTTTGTAGTGAAACAAATACTTTAGATTTTCAACGTTATTCTGTTAGAGGTGAAGGAACAAATGCTTATTATGATGCATCTGCACCAAATCATATTAATGTTCAAAATACAGGAACTGCTTCTGCAAGAGTAGGTAGATATCAAGAATATATTAATTTTGTGAACAATTGGCATAATGTAGGTACGATTATTCAAGGATCATCAATTCAACAAACAGATGATGAAAAAGCAAAAAATATATCATCAGAATTACTAAAAGAATCGTTTTTAGAAGTACAAAGTAAATTTATAGAAGACGATAGTAATAAAGTTATACCAGGACCAATACCAGAAAACCATGCAGTGACAGAACCTGCAGCTGTTTGTCCACATATGGCAAAAATGAAGAATAAATAA
- a CDS encoding Crp/Fnr family transcriptional regulator, giving the protein MDELLDYFKKSILFSEEIENKLKSIIVEKKVIKGEIILSNDSLKKEHIFVVSGCLRSFYTTDNGKEHTIQFAIKNWWISDYITLYTDNKSIVSIESVTHSKILVIENAKMDELYTEFPQFEAFQRKNFEKRIAALQKRILGLLTQTAAEKYNQYVHNYAAFEKLIPNYQIASFLGITPESLSRVRKERIKK; this is encoded by the coding sequence ATGGACGAACTTTTAGATTATTTTAAAAAAAGTATTCTTTTTTCAGAGGAAATTGAAAATAAATTAAAGTCAATAATTGTAGAAAAAAAAGTCATAAAAGGAGAGATTATCCTTTCTAATGATTCACTAAAAAAGGAGCATATTTTTGTAGTAAGTGGTTGTTTACGTTCTTTTTATACCACAGATAACGGAAAAGAACACACTATACAATTCGCTATTAAAAACTGGTGGATCAGTGATTATATAACTTTATACACAGACAATAAATCTATTGTATCCATAGAAAGTGTAACACATTCTAAAATTTTGGTTATCGAAAATGCTAAAATGGATGAGTTATATACAGAATTTCCTCAATTTGAAGCTTTTCAGCGTAAAAATTTCGAAAAACGTATTGCTGCACTTCAAAAGAGAATTCTAGGTTTATTAACACAAACAGCAGCCGAAAAATACAATCAGTATGTTCATAATTATGCTGCTTTCGAAAAACTAATACCAAATTATCAAATAGCTTCCTTTTTAGGCATCACTCCAGAGAGTTTAAGTAGAGTTCGAAAAGAAAGAATTAAAAAATAA
- a CDS encoding CIA30 family protein, with protein MKSIILIILISITMQSNIIFNFNKASDISNWSVVDDVVMGGKSLGKFHLNKEGIGVFEGRVSLDNNGGFSSLRYEFIEMSTKTYSKIILKVRGDDKKYQFRIKEKISDSHSYIASFEATKHWQSIEIPLSKMYPAFRGRTLDISNFNGNSIETIAFLIGNKKAENFKLEIASIVLE; from the coding sequence ATGAAATCTATAATTCTAATTATTTTAATATCGATTACAATGCAATCAAATATAATTTTTAATTTTAATAAAGCATCTGACATTTCTAACTGGTCTGTTGTTGATGATGTTGTTATGGGAGGTAAATCATTAGGTAAATTTCATCTAAATAAAGAAGGTATTGGTGTTTTTGAAGGACGTGTTTCTTTAGATAATAATGGTGGATTTTCTTCTTTAAGATATGAATTTATTGAAATGAGTACAAAAACGTATTCTAAAATAATTTTAAAAGTAAGAGGAGATGACAAAAAATATCAATTTAGAATAAAAGAAAAGATTTCTGATTCTCATTCTTATATAGCATCATTTGAAGCTACCAAACATTGGCAATCAATCGAAATTCCTTTATCAAAAATGTATCCAGCATTTAGAGGTCGTACATTAGATATTTCAAATTTTAATGGAAATAGTATAGAAACAATCGCCTTTTTAATAGGAAATAAAAAAGCCGAAAATTTTAAGTTAGAAATAGCATCTATCGTTTTAGAGTAA
- a CDS encoding tryptophan 7-halogenase translates to MNSYSVIIIGGGPAGISCALALAKQGVKDILVVEAGDYSKFVIGESIPPNSKRVLNSLGVFKDFLKENHLPCFGVCSYWGDDKRGYNDTVLSPFGHGWHLDRRRFNQFFSEQAQKNGVVVKTNATFKKSSQLKNGNFIVSYIKDDKEVQVTSKFVVDASGTRSLFAKQQGSIPIEGESLICLIRRFKINDTDKISSLTRIEAVENGWWYGAKLPNNEVLITFYTNQETLKRTKLSQVNHWMDALNKTVSIKKGVQETMALDKNIKGFPVRSFCLDKITGNNWLAIGDAASAYDPITSRGIYKSLTDGQYAAECIVEKLNNNLDSLVNFDNYVSKNYSNYILERAHYYASEQRWKESLFWKRFHQKSMIETGFVKSNNKLERLLEL, encoded by the coding sequence ATGAATTCATATTCTGTAATTATTATTGGTGGTGGGCCTGCTGGAATTTCTTGTGCATTAGCATTAGCGAAACAAGGTGTAAAAGATATTTTGGTGGTTGAAGCTGGTGATTATTCTAAGTTTGTAATTGGAGAAAGTATTCCTCCAAATTCAAAAAGGGTCTTGAATTCTTTAGGTGTCTTTAAAGATTTTTTAAAAGAAAACCATCTTCCTTGTTTTGGAGTTTGTTCTTATTGGGGAGATGATAAAAGAGGTTATAATGATACTGTTTTAAGTCCGTTTGGACATGGTTGGCATTTAGATAGACGACGATTTAATCAATTTTTCTCTGAGCAAGCTCAAAAGAATGGAGTTGTAGTAAAAACCAACGCAACTTTTAAGAAAAGCTCACAGCTTAAAAATGGAAACTTTATTGTGAGTTATATTAAGGATGATAAAGAAGTACAAGTAACTTCAAAATTTGTTGTTGACGCTTCAGGAACTCGTAGTCTTTTTGCAAAACAGCAAGGAAGTATTCCTATTGAAGGAGAATCTTTAATTTGTTTGATAAGACGTTTTAAAATCAATGATACTGATAAAATATCTTCTTTAACAAGAATTGAAGCTGTTGAAAATGGTTGGTGGTATGGCGCAAAACTTCCAAATAATGAGGTGTTAATTACTTTTTATACCAATCAAGAAACCTTAAAAAGAACAAAATTATCTCAGGTAAATCATTGGATGGATGCTTTAAATAAAACGGTTAGTATTAAAAAAGGAGTACAAGAAACAATGGCTTTAGACAAAAATATAAAAGGATTTCCTGTCCGTTCTTTTTGTTTGGATAAAATTACGGGTAACAACTGGTTAGCAATTGGTGATGCTGCATCTGCTTATGATCCTATAACATCTAGAGGAATTTATAAGTCATTAACTGACGGACAATATGCTGCAGAATGTATTGTTGAAAAACTGAATAATAATTTAGATTCATTAGTTAATTTTGATAATTATGTTTCTAAAAACTATAGCAATTACATACTTGAGCGTGCACATTATTATGCTTCTGAACAACGTTGGAAGGAAAGTCTTTTTTGGAAGAGATTTCATCAAAAGTCAATGATTGAAACAGGTTTCGTAAAATCTAACAACAAATTAGAAAGGTTGCTTGAATTATAA